In Dryobates pubescens isolate bDryPub1 chromosome 15, bDryPub1.pri, whole genome shotgun sequence, the following proteins share a genomic window:
- the ARL1 gene encoding ADP-ribosylation factor-like protein 1 encodes MGGFFSTIFSSLFGTREMRILILGLDGAGKTTILYRLQVGEVVTTIPTIGFNVETVTYKNLKFQVWDLGGQTSIRPYWRCYYSNTDAVIYVVDSCDRDRIGTSKSELVAMLEEEELKKAILVVFANKQDMEQAMTPTEMANALGLPALKDRKWQIFKTSATKGTGLDEAMEWLVEALKSRQ; translated from the exons ATGG GGGGCTTCTTCTCCACCATCTTTTCCAGCTTGTTTGGAACTCGGGAGATGAGGATTCTGAtcctggggctggatggggcagGAAAAACAACCATTCTCTACAGGTTACAAGTTGGAGAAGTCGTTACCACCATTCCAA CCATTGGCTTCAATGTTGAGACCGTGACATACAAGAACCTGAAATTTCAAGTGTGGGACTTGGGAGGACAGACAAGCATAAG GCCCTACTGGCGCTGTTACTACTCAAACACAGATGCTGTCATTTACGTGGTGGACAGCTGCGATCGAGACAGGATTGGCACCTCCAAATCAGAGCTCGTTGCTATGCTGGAG GAAGAAGAGCTGAAGAAAGCCATTTTGGTGGTCTTTGCAAATAAGCAGGACATGGAACAGGCCATGACTCCCACAGAGATGGCAAATGCCCTGGGCTTGCCAGCCCTGAAGGACCGCAAGTGgcagatattcaaaacctcTGCAACTAAAGGCACAGGGCTCGACGAAGCCATGGAGTG GTTGGTGGAGGCCTTGAAGAGCAGGCAGTGA